The DNA sequence ttttaataccaaaaaggtaatttaagattgtaatcaacacatttgatcctatctctcgctatTTTCGTGTTTAAGTGAAATGAcgcagatcaaagtaaagttaaaatatttggaattcagtgagtagacccaacactgtactcagcattaaaaaaaaaaaaaaagttactttgtctcacggagtgagcaaaatgcgattttgctcactgatttctcatagcaaaacctgcctgtttgaggtgctgaggtgaaaaaacattttcagtAAGCCAACGGAACAAATTTTTAAAAGGCGTTAATTGGAGCTCTtttattcgctgggtgcgaagtattaggtgggggtaatgaaatggGCGCTCATATTATGACCGCTGCGATATATTTCATTCCTCATAATATTGtggcaaaaatcaaaaatatcacgtattaatttataatacaaaattactgtgatactaacagtgatttgggtggacaaaggttgtgatttcatttttgtaattaaaattaaatgaggcaagtaaaatttattcaaaaagtgtgttttattttggttatgtcaggatttttttacttcatgtttagttgtacttttactgtaaaacaaaaagattaagctactttaatggtttctttaattaatagtaaacatatataattgttcttgtatcgctagtaataaattaaatatggttttcaaatcgaaatgagtatcattttgaaaaaaGGTGGGAGTACAAAGGTAACTAGGCTATCAGGACGACCTGATTCACCCTACATCGGAATCCATGCTTCCTGTGCCGTACTATGTAAGAGTAAGGGTCTTTCCGGATGAGGTAGTCCAATAATTCTTTCATTCTTCAGGGCACGGCTGCTACAACCGGCTGGTGCTGGTGGCGTGCAGCGTGATCAGCAACGCGGTGGCTCTCGACATGTTCGGCTTTGGCGTGGTGCTGGCCGCCGCCTCCTGCGACCTGCAACTCGGGATCAGAGAAATCGGAGTGCTTGGGTCCATGCCCTTTGCAGGTCTGTGTCTTCCAGTTTATCTCTTGAGAGATTCGATGTAATCATTTCTAAGTCTTGAGCGCTTTTATGACTACTTTGCGTGAAATGTCAAAAGCAATAccaattgcaataaaaaaataagctattatatttttcttttcattgcAGGTGTGCTGTTCGCGTTTCCTTGGGGCTACTTCGCCGACACCCGCGGCCGccggcgcgcgctgctggtgTCCTGCACAGGCGGGTTCATCCTGGCAGCTCTGGGCAGCCTCTCACCCAGCTGGCAAGTCTTGTTGGTGCTCAAGCTAATCGGCTGCTGGTTGTAAGTATCGACAGGGTTGAAAAAACAATTCTTAGTAGGTAATTATGCGGGTTAACATTGATTACTTAATGCATAAGTAAATCTGTGAAAAGACTCCTAATCTGTCTGAAGGATCGTTTGTGTTTGTCCTTTAGGAAATCATATAAAGGTCTTCAAAATTACATATGAGAGTACTTAATTGTAATTCGTGCAATCTCTACAGCAACCGGTACCAGAGAAGGTTCAGTCAAGCTCAGAAGTccttaaaattattagtagatAATTTGTCACATAGActagaaatgtttgaaataaatagttCAACTAGTCTTAAGCTCGTCTGTACATGTGATTTGTTTCAACTCATCTAAATTAAGGTACATAGGCAGTTTGTGTTTATATATAATGTAGTTGTCCTACCGTTTTCAGTTCAACAGCATCGTACAGTCTGACCATGGCCTACCTCGGAGAATGTACGGGAAATAAACACAGGAGCGAGTATTTGTTCGTGATGAACAGCATGAACCTTTTTTCCGAGGCTGTTACATTCAGTAAGACTAAGATAAATgtgttaattattttacttcaGAAATAAACCGTATCATAAGTTCAAAATGCATTCACTTTTTGAGCTTTTTAAGTCATAATTTGAttctatttatctttaattatcTTCATTTTAGaccaattttgtttgttttatcttTCTCTTCTNNNNNNNNNNTATTAATTCAAATGTCTATAGATAAGACGGGGGACCCCCATACACATACTCGTGGACCCCCAGAGGTCCGCGGACcacaggttaagaaacgctggaTTAGAGCAaagcattcgtcgatattcctagatCTAtatcgggcacatcgtgatatgccgaaaaaaataaaaaaatatgtacgacgagcgaagcgaggacttgttagtatgaattgtgacacCAGGGCGAACACCAGGGCTACGGAACGAGCTAAATTCTGTCAaaaagttaacttttttttaagtcagtcAATGCCACACTCATGGTAATCTTAACTGTAAACTCACACAGTCCCATAGATCTAAATTAAAGACAACATACACACTTTATTATAACGACCACTCTTAACACCAAAGCCATAAGATTTCCAACCCCGTAACATGTTGTTAACCAGTCAGAAAATGATAACAAAAAGGTGTTCGTTTTGTTTCTTTGAGTTAACGTACCAATAGGAAGACCCAATTTAGAATATGCGCTTTTAAGCGACAAACTAGTAACTAGTCCGGGCAAGttttgaaagtttgtgtgtaagtatttctgttatttatttatggtgtTTAAATTGACTGTTGTAAATGTTATATAAGTAACNNNNNNNNNNNNNNNNNNNNNNNNNNNNNNNNNNNNNNNNNNNNNNNNNNNNNNNNNNNNNNNNNNNNNNNNNNNNNNNNNNNNNNNNNNNNNNNNNNNNNNNNNNNNNNNNNNNNNNNNNNNNNNNNNNNNNNNNNNNNNNNNNNNNNNNNNNNNNNNNNNNNNNNNNNNNNNNNNNNNNNNNNNNNNNNNNNNNNNNNNNNNNNNNNNNNNNNNNNNNNNNNNNNNNNNNNNNNNNNNNNNNNNNNNNNNNNNNNNNNNNNNNNNNNNNNNNNNNNNNNNNNNNNNNNNNNNNNNNNNNNNNNNNNNNNNNNNNNNNNNNNNNNNNNNNNNNNNNNNNNNNNNNNNNNNNNNNNNNNNNNNNNNNNNNNNNNNNNNNNNNNNNNNNNNNNNNNNNNNNNNNNNNNNNNNNNNNNNNNNNNNNNNNNNNNNNNNNNNNNNNNNNNNNNNNNNNNNNNNNNNNNNNNNNNNNNNNNNNNNNNNNNNNNNNNNNNNNNNNNNNNNNNNNNNNNNNNNNNNNNNNNNNNNNNNNNNNNNNNNNNNNNNNNNNNNNNNNNNNNNNNNNNNNNNNNNNNNNNNNNNNNNNNNNNNNNNNNNNNNNNNNNNNNNNNNNNNNNNNNNNNNNNNNNNNNNNNNNNNNNNNNNNNNNNNNNNNNNNNNNNNNNNNNNNNNNNNNNNNNNNNNNNNNNNNNNNNNNNNNNNNNNNNNNNNNNNNNNNNNNNNNNNNNNNNNNNNNNNNNNNNNNNNNNNNNNNNNNNNNNNNNNNNNNNNNNNNNNNNNNNNNNNNNNNNNNNNNNNNNNNNNNNNNNNNNNNNNNNNNNNNNNNNNNNNNNNNNNNNNNNNNNNNNNNNNNNNNNNNNNNNNNNNNNNNNNNNNNNNNNNNNNNNNNNNNNNNNNNNNNNNNNNNNNNNNNNNNNNNNNNNNNNNNNNNNNNNNNNNNNNNNNNNNNNNNNNNNNNNNNNNNNNNNNNNNNNNNNNNNNNNNNNNNNNNNNNNNNNNNNNNNNNNNNNNNNNNNNNNNNNNNNNNNNNNNNNNNNNNNNNNNNNNNNNNNNNNNNNNNNNNNNNNNNNNNNNNNNNNNNNNNNNNNNNNNNNNNNNNNNNNNNNNNNNNNNNNNNNNNNNNNNNNNNNNNNNNNNNNNNNNNNNNNNNNNNNNNNNNNNNNNNNNNNNNNNNNNNNNNNNNNNNNNNNNNNNNNNNNNNNNNNNNNNNNNNNNNNNNNNNNNNNNNNNNNNNNNNNNNNNNNNNNNNNNNNNNNNNNNNNNNNNNNNNNNNNNNNNNNNNNNNNNNNNNNNNNNNNNNNNNNNNNNNNNNNNNNNNNNNNNNNNNNNNNNNNNNNNNNNNNNNNNNNNNNNNNNNNNNNNNNNNNNNNNNNNNNNNNNNNNNNNNNNNNNNNNNNNNNNNNNNNNNNNNNNNNNNNNNNNNNNNNNNNNNNNNNNNNNNNNNNNNNNNNNNNNNNNNNNNNNNNNNNNNNNNNNNNNNNNNNNNNNNNNNNNNNNNNNNNNNNNNNNNNNNNNNNNNNNNNNNNNNNNNNNNNNNNNNNNNNNNNNNNNNNNNNNNNNNNNNNNNNNNNNNNNNNNNNNNNNNNNNNNNNNNNNNNNNNNNNNNNNNNNNNNNNNNNNNNNNNNNNNNNNNNNNNNNNNNNNNNNNNNNNNNNNNNNNNNNNNNNNNNNNNNNNNNNNNNNNNNNNNNNNNNNNNNNNNNNNNNNNNNNNNNNNNNNNNNNNNNNNNNNNNNNNNNNNNNNNNNNNNNNNNNNNNNNNNNNNNNNNNNNNNNNNNNNNNNNNNNNNNNNNNNNNNNNNNNNNNNNNNNNNNNNNNNNNNNNNNNNNNNNNNNNNNNNNNNNNNNNNNNNNNNNNNNNNNNNNNNNNNNNNNNNNNNNNNNNNNNNNNNNNNNNNNNNNNNNNNNNNNNNNNNNNNNNNNNNNNNNNNNNNNNNNNNNNNNNNNNNNNNNNNNNNNNNNNNNNNNNNNNNNNNNNNNNNNNNNNNNNNNNNNNNNNNNNNNNNNNNNNNNNNNNNNNNNNNNNNNNNNNNNNNNNNNNNNNNNNNNNNNNNNNNNNNNNNNNNNNNNNNNNNNNNNNNNNNNNNNNNNNNNNNNNNNNNNNNNNNNNNNNNNNNNNNNNNNNNNNNNNNNNNNNNNNNNNNNNNNNNNNNNNNNNNNNNNNNNNNNNNNNNNNNNNNNNNNNNNNNNNNNNNNNNNNNNNNNNNNNNNNNNNNNNNNNNNNNNNNNNNNNNNNNNNNNNNNNNNNNNNNNNNNNNNNNNNNNNNNNNNNNNNNNNNNNNNNNNNNNNNNNNNNNNNNNNNNNNNNNNNNNNNNNNNNNNNNNNNNNNNNNNNNNNNNNNNNNNNNNNNNNNNNNNNNNNNNNNNNNNNNNNNNNNNNNNNNNNNNNNNNNNNNNNNNNNNNNNNNNNNNNNNNNNNNNNNNNNNNNNNNNNNNNNNNNNNNNNNNNNNNNNNNNNNNNNNNNNNNNNNNNNNNNNNNNNNNNNNNNNNNNNNNNNNNNNNNNNNNNNNNNNNNNNNNNNNNNNNNNNNNNNNNNNNNNNNNNNNNNNNNNNNNNNNNNNNNNNNNNNNNNNNNNNNNNNNNNNNNNNNNNNNNNNNNNNNNNNNNNNNNNNNNNNNNNNNNNNNNNNNNNNNNNNNNNNNNNNNNNNNNNNNNNNNNNNNNNNNNNNNNNNNNNNNNNNNNNNNNNNNNNNNNNNNNCAATTAAACCGCACAATATGAATACAATGGAGTTGATCTCGTTATTGGGCCACTTCGGTTCCCATTCTCACTACCCGTTGCCCCACTAACTCGTAGCGTTTTTGTTTACTACGAATACTTAACGTAACTGTGAAGAAAGTTTAATTAGTTTGCGCGGTATTGTTGAGGTAGTTATTTTATAAGCGcgcttttaatatttatacctAACTAACGATGATGGCTCACAGAAGACTACCACCCTTTTATCTAATATAATTTAATCTAGacagttcaagctaacagaactggcgagcagcaccgtgtgtaattttacccgaaccatttggagccacttttgaccccctcataaataataaataaattgcgaaggctataatataattcgtatatgagaactagccaagtcagaccttaggcttcaatatattatcctatgtcataagaagaaattatactttaagttgttataaaatattttatattgttataaataaatttcaggactgaccattgcaCTTGGAACTCATATagatcttattttttttgtcgttaaagtcaacaattaaggcatatcataatattgaacttggctctcatttcacatttatgttttaatgAGATTAcacattatataataatatcttgatATATTCTTTTGTGTGCCTTTGTAAATTTTCAGtaccaatttatttaaaaaaatgaatggTCAGTCCTTTTTTATCATACTAGGGAAGCAAAAGAGCTTATGGAGGACGACAACGGATCAAGAACTTTCTTAAACGACGTTTTAAAGATCTTCATCAAATAAACTGTAGGTACTATTGTAATCCTATTAGGTACTTCACTACAATATGtcagaaaaaaacaaaacaaactgtaAGATTAAACGAGACTTTTTAAAAAGATTAATCCGTGGAACGGTTAAATTTGCCTCAAGCAGTCTTGAAGGCTCCTGGGTATTGttttgtatgccaaatttaatttaaaatgatacTACAAAAGCTTGTCGTGAAGAATGCTTTAAATCTTATTCAGAAACTCATGCATATACATACGGAGCTTATTATAATCTTGAcaagtagtaggtacataattgattttcttttaagttttaaaCATCTTATAAATGTGATGTCCAGGATTCTGGAGTTTTCCACGTTACGAAACTAATGATTATAATTCTCATAAACTTTGGTAGATCTGCATTTAGGCCTTAAGCGTGGGATACATCACCTAGATAAGACAAGCTGAGGCGGTATTGTTACATAGAAAGTTGATTGGCTCGACTGAATTAAGGTCTTCTCGTTAAATATTGTCTTGTCAACACACTAACAGACTTAAATTTTTCACactaaatataaatgtttcAAAAAACAGTTCTTTAGACAACCGCTCCCGCAGAAAAGtattttctgttataaatattaCGTAATCTTGATCGACTACAATATTGGTCTACATAAAATAGTTGTTTCGAGGATCATTAAGATTTATACTGCGTGTTGCAACCGACAAGGTCTGCCATTCATGAAAGGTATCTTTTGTCTTATCTACTAGATTGAGTTGGGATCTTTACGTTTGAACGTGTTTGAACAATATTGCTCGGGCTCGATATCAGGAGGGTTAGGTAGGGGCCAGCACTATATGTAGAACCATGGTTTGAAACTGGTAGCAATTATCACGgacatatactgagcggcaaaaaatgtggccctcaaatgtatgcagtagtAGGAAATTGTGTACGtaaagtgggccaaattttgtgccccTGAGTATATATcggtattttttgtataaattttaaGCCCTATCAGGAGGAAGAAGGTGGACATTTTGTGACGCGCTCTAAAGTTGACGTTCGTGTTAGGATTTTCCTCAATTCCGCTCAATTTAGGAGTTGACCTATAgccgtctacctcacctacaaactaaatataatataattgggcttcaatcactcctgctggtcGTGCttaggcaccgacttcagactggtagaaaaatactttcatggttttgtagtcggtttaattttttattatatttttttaacgatttttagtataatctaagatacaatagtttaatgtcaactactcgtcaccttttacgaaaaattgcttttgccGAAACCATCACCAGtttcatttcaccatatgcattacgatgagcttaaattgcttagcaactgttaaagtaattgaaattccaCCCGTGACGTACTTGCTATTGAGTAGTCGCTTCGtcggtcaaatgtggtcttcatcatcagtttcacttcaccaaatgatgattttcaagagcaaatgcacgagttacctactaaatatatcgaaattactaTTACTACTATTAGTTGGTTAAAAAGGCGGTaggcgtcggccgagccgatctgAGTCGAACCCTACCTTTTCAGCAATTGCGTGGACATAGGTAAAGCTATTTGTTTCAATCGAATTTTGCCGTTTTCGTGTCCCTAGATGATGACCGACGGACAAAACTACATCCACAAgtaacacaaacatattaaGCATGTTGTGTTTTTGACTTCTACTCTAAGAACTTTCCATCTGCGTCTGCGTGATGGATTAATCAATCAGCCCAACAATTtgtatacaaaacaatacagtgACACCGAAGGTACTCGTAACAAACGGGACCATTAGAGTTGCGGGGCAATCAATTTATAGCGGGCCGCAATTGATGTGTGGCTTGAGCGCAGTCGACGGTGGACTGATCGGGGCAGTGTTTAGATGACGTTCTACTTGTCTGTGCACTTGACCGGTTGCTTGACTAGGGAGTCGGTTGGTACGAGTAATTTATGACTAGTTGTGATATTTATGACTCGGCTTTTACTTTGTCAgcggttttttttgtattgataattaagtatgttgttcaataaagagtcattgtattgcacGGTACGTACAAGTAGTTCAATGGCAATTAGCACAAGAAGATAgggaaaatatataattagctaggcgttttatttattgacgaggtttccttttttatttttatgtgcgtAGCTCATAGTTGCTATGTAAGGAATGCGTTAGGTGTCACTGCACATAATGTAGAAGAGGATTGacaatgttttatttcatatttaaaaagtGACCACATTCTTTGATATCAAAAAATGTTGgcattgcatttttgatagCTATTGATATAGTCTGTCGGCTGTCGCTAATAGCCATAATCTCTAGGTTACATCGACATACTGTCACATCAAGTTAACTAAATGCatttacaaatgtttgttcataACTTAATGAACGTAGATTTTTCATAGTGAGGTCTTCAGCTAACAACTTACGTTAGCAGACAGCAAAAATCTAAAGTGATAAGTTCAACTTGCCGACTTGACTCAAATGTCAGCAGTGAACGCAGCACCGGTCAGTGGATCAGCGGTTAGTGATAGATGTGTTTTGTCACATCGCTCCTGCGTTGCCCAAGCGCACGCGCAGAGGACTTACTGACACGTTTCCAATAATTGCTTAACACATTAACAGTAAAAGTCAGTGAAGATAATTCGATGTGCCAGTTACTGGAAACTATTAACTAAATAGCTATAGGTCCATGCACGCTGTATAGGTGTTTTGTTTCTGGAGAGATAGTGTGGTGAATGAAAGTATTAaaagttataagttataacacaagctttgctaagcttactttgggactaggtcaattggtgtgaattgtcccgtgatatttattttatttattataacagaCAAATTATTGGACAGAatttatacaccgtgttatttttgattttcgttaactttaagggggcAAGCTACACgtcaaattaagttaatttctgTAAGACACTAAGTGGCTTAACTCTTACTGTAAGATAATcaagatattatattatattagtaggaaaaCCGCGTAAAGattcttaatttatgacgttttttcaaagtccataataactaatccgtttttaattcacacatatttagtaaaataaagttaatttttttgatatctcccttatgtgtcacgtcatgATGTCACTtgttaagtttgtttattttacaatttaatgataaaacgTGAGTACGTGAAATCAATTTCGAGACGTGTGAATCATTCGgtcaatgaatgaatgaatccGTAATAACCAAGATCGCGTACCAAGCAGTTGTCTTCaaactatgtaagtaaactctttattgtacaaaaaaaaagaacaaataagtataattgacaaactttgagatacatatacaaatacaaaGGCAGACTTAGCATTTTAAAGGACCACTACCACTATCAATCAACCTTTAGAGTGAATGAAAGCAGCAATTAGTTAGGGACATTATAATTATCAATATATTTTGGAGAAAGTGAACACTAATTTTCTAAAACTGTGAAGTTTTCATCTAGAGCAGCCATTCTCAAAGCGTGCTCCGGGGAACTTTTGCAAAGGCTCTGCAAAAGTCCTGAgtacgattaaaataaatacttgtgtTGTAAGGTTGCAGAGTAGTACTACTCCATTAACTTTATTGTTTTGCTATAAAGCTCCGGAAAATATTAAGTGGCTATTttacatccattgattagtcgaCACctctacgtatactggtacaagtgcataatcataaatttacaggagagctgttcaaaggttccaaaacctgtaactttctcatttgatgatataacttttcaaaattttgcattggttctaaaagaaatatttgctttctacctgtattcatggaattttgaaatttcttatagttttttgagaaaattgcagatacactactatacgcgtattttacatcttgtagttgtgcggtatactgagctaattaccacttgctccagtatacggcgtaatgcgtagattactgatctaacgatatttttatattgtatatgaatttttagatgaaatacttatatgtcttgcaatgaacaataaaacagatgctcttttaccttcatctattgatttaataaacgttttatcacttgcatcaatatacgctaacattagcatgccacttgtaccaatataccgctagtaatgttttaaaacgtgctatacaaaatacagaaatatacctttataaaaaacctcacttgaaatataaatggttttattaagaaaagtaattgtattaagtgctttaaattaatggaagcattcaatggattcgtattcctgttcaaatgtgtactcgtatttattgtgaaaggttcctcatgtgatacatatatcgcatcgcacccatttgtatccacataacggtttagctttttgtgcctcttcagggttccgtacccaaagggtataaacggaaaccctacttctatatactacttcgctgtccgtccgtctgtcacctgtatctcatgaaccatgatagttagacagttgaaattttcacagattatgtatactgtagtcaatataatatatatatacaaaaactagaacagaataaatatttaagggggcccccatacaacaaatgtaatttatttgccattttttgctaatcctaatgaagttgtatagatggtatggaactcttcgtgcgcgagtctgattagcactttgcttaagccaagctttgacatgaaatattgagtcaaagtcaaaatatctttactcaatttagattgtaacaagcacttatgaatgtcaaaaaaatctaccaccggttcgaaaacctctgttgagaagagtctggcaataaacctaggtatatgttgtaaacagatttacaatcatattttagtgatatctatacatcacaagtatttagcacaactacatatttaaaacagttctcaattcgctatttgggaGTAagctcgccaatgcggatcggaattattttccaaatttacctatccatgatatatatcattaattttaataatacgccttatatattaatgtcttcttgacaatagatttaaattttgtgtctgtttccgagtcttgggaaacttctataacttcatacggtttacccgttttcgccatatacatagccaggtaccatttcttaggtgtgtataaaaaaatgtgtatagggagttattaaaaactaaagtactatactttaaaccacattagggctactaattactaatatgatccaagtagaaaaatactgtgatgttttgcatggaagtggagtcgcaagaagactttctaatttcgatgttttcccacttatatcgtattagtaatcagtagccctaatatgggttacagtatagtacaggtttttttatcaacctgtaggtatattgaaatttactgttctcattttaattaaagcatgcatgccttcgccttctttttggggatgctcaactaccagaatgcaatgtaatactgcaatgttatagcacgcgtacatgtaggtatagccgaggaaactgaatcacgtactggtactggggtggaaccgttgtactaccaatgttgttgacatcccatacatttgccaaagaaatcatagcgaaatatatcacgaaaaggtttcacattggatttagtttccatgactgtctatgagaaatacggctattgtggtcttgccctccgcaattgtcagaccaaaacatgttttttttatatatactatcaaattatgtgctcgtagaacagttaaacggtccgcacgcagcgacggctagcgcgtacactgaggcaactgccagttacactcgacttcccggccccgcgacaatatcggtgccgcgtatagtggtgcatgtcggttgcctcagtatacgttgtaccgattagcaaaacggtgttagatgcattcatatacgtcactttatttccaaaactaataggaatatccgtgcaaattttttgtggtaggtaaataaggaaatattaatcacaaaattgcaaaaaactaaaaatcagaaattttgtcacttgtaccagtatacgtaggaggtatcgtagtgttaactggcggttaattgagatgccgtcttcgtctattcgaaaaaaacaaatagagacggcatcgcatttaaccgttagttaacgctaatcaatggatggtgaaacagccccttagtcttccAATAGGGTTTCGTCTGcattatcctacttcctacttaatagtttgtgtgtgtgtatgtttgttactccttcacgctaaatggacgcatttagatgaaatttggtacgtagatagctggacgtctggaataacatataggctactttttatcccgatagtcctacgggatagggataaaatcttgaaaatgctactgctgggtttagagtcctgaaattttggacagttgtccgtcacacaacctcaatgaagaccacgatatacattttgggaattccaaggagaattttgtaaaatcccggaatttcaattgtaactaccagatcgaatagtttacgcgtgcgaagccgcgggtaaactctagttaaaaataaaattatactatgATTACTTACTCAGTTccaatcatttaaaaaaaaacaaatgtgaGTTTCCTTACAAAACTACAACTTCGTCTCAACTTTAAATATACAAGGCTCGGAAATGGGAGTAAATATTAAAGTGTAATGGAACAGCCACTTACCATATCTGGATAACACAACGCTGTGGCATTTCTCGAGCAAATAATAACTGTAACGGTGCTATCGTGCGGTTTTAGAATCGCCCTCAATATCCAACTTATTCATCGAATATCGTACAATGCAAATACCGCCAATTATTGGAACTCCGCGTAcaatattgaattgaaattgctTTATCGGATTATCGAAAATCGAAATAAacggccagttttttttttccataaaacAGCGGCTTACGAAGCGGCCAGTGTTATTGGGTTAAGTTCAAGTAGACTAACATTTTCGTTAATGTTAACGCGTTCTCTCgtttattaaaagtt is a window from the Choristoneura fumiferana chromosome 13, NRCan_CFum_1, whole genome shotgun sequence genome containing:
- the LOC141434535 gene encoding synaptic vesicle glycoprotein 2C-like, which encodes MAQSETVEDLDKFKHNGDEAVELAGHGCYNRLVLVACSVISNAVALDMFGFGVVLAAASCDLQLGIREIGVLGSMPFAGVLFAFPWGYFADTRGRRRALLVSCTGGFILAALGSLSPSWQVLLVLKLIGCWFSTASYSLTMAYLGECTGNKHRSEYLFVMNSMNLFSEAVTFRRPNLEYALLSDKLVTSPGKF